Below is a genomic region from Xylophilus sp. GW821-FHT01B05.
GCGTTGGCCGCCCGCAGTGCCCCGCCGCTTCATTCGCCCCACTGCCATGCCCCCGCCGCCACCCGCCGATCGCCCGCGCTTTGTCCGCGCCCCCCAGCCTGCCGCCCCGGCGCAGGCAGCGCCCGCCGGCGGCCCCGAGCGGCTCAACAAGCGCATGGCCGCGCTCGGCCTGTGCTCGCGCCGCGAGGCAGACGACTGGATTGCGCACGGCTGGGTCAAGGTCAACGGCCAGGTGGCCGAGATGGGCGTCAAGGTCACGCCGGCTGACCGCATCACGGTAGACCGCCAGGCCGAGCAGCACCAGGAGCAGCGCGTCACCATCCTGCTGCACAAGCCCATGGGCTATGTCAGCGGCCAGGCCGAGGACGGCCACGAGCCGGCGGTGGTGCTGATCAACCCGCGCAGCCACTGGCGCGAAGACCCCAGCCGCAACCGCTTCTCGCCGCCGCAGTTGCGCGGCCTGGCGCCGGCCGGGCGGCTGGACATCGATTCGGTCGGCCTGCTGGTGCTCACGCAAGACGGCCGCGTGGCGCGCCAACTGATCGGCGAAGACTCGGGCACCGAGAAGGAATACCTGGTGCGCGTGGCCTACCACGGGCTGGGCCAGCCGGCGCCCAACACCGGCCCGCTGGTGCGCATGGACGATGACGACCCGGTGCGCACCAATGTGCAGGCCGTGTTCCCGCCCGCCATGCTGGCGCGGCTGCGCCACGGCCTGAGCCTGGACGGCCAGCCGCTCAAGCCGGCCAAGGTCGACTGGCAGAACCCCGAGCAACTGCGCTTTGTGCTGACCGAAGGCAAGAAGCGCCAGATCCGCCGCATGTGCGAGCAGGTCGGCCTGAAGGTGGTGGGCCTGAAGCGCATCCGCATTGGCGGCGTGGTGCTGGGCAAGCTGCCGGTCGGGCAGTGGCGCTATCTGGGGCCGGGCGAGCGCTTCTGATCCGCATGGCCGCGCCATCGTCTTCCTCTTGGCGCGGCAGCCTGCTGCGCGGCCTGGCCTGTTTGGTGGTGTTGCTCACGGCGCTGTGGGGCGGCACGGCGCTGGCCTACCAGGGGCCTGATCTACCGGCTGGGCGCGTAGCGCTGATCGTGCTGTGGGGCGGCTTTGCCCTGGCCATGCTGGCCCTGTTGCTGCGCCGCCGCGCGGCCGCCGGGCTGGGGCTGTATGCGCTGGGCTTTGCGGCCTTGCTGGCCTGGTGGAGCGGGCTGGCGCCTTCCAACACGCGCGACTGGGCCGACGACGTGGCCCACATCGCCACCGCCACGGTGCGGGGCTCGGTCGTCAGCTTCGAGCATGTGCGCAACTTCGACTGGCGCAGCGACACCGACTACAGCGTGCGCTGGGAGGCGCGCCAGTACGACCTGGACCAGCTGCAGTCGGTGGACCTGGTGCTGTCCTACTGGGCCGGCCCGGCCATTGCCCACACCTTGGTGTCTTTTGGTTTCAGTGACGGCCGCTTTCTGGTGTTCTCGGTGGAGATCCGCAAGGAGCGGCACGAGAGTTTTTCCGAGGTGGGCGGCTTCTTCAAGGAGTTCGAGCTGGCGGTGATCGCTGCCGACGAGCGCGACATCCTGCGTGTGCGCACCAATGTGCGCGGCGAGGACGACTACCTCTACCGCATCGCGCTGCCGCCGGCGCAGCGGCGCGCGCTGTTCCTGGCCTATGTGGACGAGGCCAACCGCCTGGCGCAGGCGCCGCGCTTCTACCAAACGGTTACCGCCAACTGCACCACCATCGTCTACAAGCTTGTGCAGCAGATCGTGCCGCAGCTGCCGCTGGATTACCGGCTGGTGCTGTCGGGCTATCTGCCGGAGTATTTGCAAGAGGTCGGCGGTCTTGCCGGCCCACAGCCCCTGGAGGCGCTGCGGCAGGCGGGCCGCTTCACCGAGCGCGCCAAGGCCGCGGATGCCGACCCGGCGTTTTCGCAGGCCATACGGCGCGGCGTGCCGGGCATTGACGTCAAGGAATAGACAGCATGGATCTACGTTGGGGCCGGTACGGCAGTTGGCTTGCGGGGCTGATGGTGGCCCTGCTGCTGGGTGGCTGCGCCGGCGTCAAGGTGTCCTCCATCGAGATGAAGGACTACGTGGCCCTGCGCCGCGGCGACGTGCTCAGCACCGGGAAGATCAGCTATGCCGCGCAAGAGGCGCTGCAGGTCATTGGCCTGGACGGCAAGGCCTGTGCCGCCGATCTACCGGGCTGTCGGCAGGCGCTGGCGGCCTCCAGCGGGCTGGACGACGAGCGCCGCCTGTCTACGCTGTCGGAGCTGTGGCTGCAGACGGCGATCGCCCCGCCCGCAGAGCAGCAGGCCCCACCGCTGCGCATGGCCGCCTACCTGGAGGCG
It encodes:
- a CDS encoding pseudouridine synthase, yielding MPPPPPADRPRFVRAPQPAAPAQAAPAGGPERLNKRMAALGLCSRREADDWIAHGWVKVNGQVAEMGVKVTPADRITVDRQAEQHQEQRVTILLHKPMGYVSGQAEDGHEPAVVLINPRSHWREDPSRNRFSPPQLRGLAPAGRLDIDSVGLLVLTQDGRVARQLIGEDSGTEKEYLVRVAYHGLGQPAPNTGPLVRMDDDDPVRTNVQAVFPPAMLARLRHGLSLDGQPLKPAKVDWQNPEQLRFVLTEGKKRQIRRMCEQVGLKVVGLKRIRIGGVVLGKLPVGQWRYLGPGERF
- a CDS encoding DUF4105 domain-containing protein → MAAPSSSSWRGSLLRGLACLVVLLTALWGGTALAYQGPDLPAGRVALIVLWGGFALAMLALLLRRRAAAGLGLYALGFAALLAWWSGLAPSNTRDWADDVAHIATATVRGSVVSFEHVRNFDWRSDTDYSVRWEARQYDLDQLQSVDLVLSYWAGPAIAHTLVSFGFSDGRFLVFSVEIRKERHESFSEVGGFFKEFELAVIAADERDILRVRTNVRGEDDYLYRIALPPAQRRALFLAYVDEANRLAQAPRFYQTVTANCTTIVYKLVQQIVPQLPLDYRLVLSGYLPEYLQEVGGLAGPQPLEALRQAGRFTERAKAADADPAFSQAIRRGVPGIDVKE